One part of the Nostoc sp. PCC 7120 = FACHB-418 genome encodes these proteins:
- a CDS encoding SDR family NAD(P)-dependent oxidoreductase, with protein MKNEKWNAENIPPQKGRLAIVTGSSSGIGYETARVLANKQASVIIAVRNLDKGNKALAKILQQNKDADVKLMELDLANLASVKNFAENFRKNYLRLDLLINNAGVMIPPYSKTTDGFELQFGTNHLGHFALTGQLLEFLISTEGSRIVNVSSGAHNMGKIDFDDLNWEQRSYAKWKAYGDSKLANLYFTYELDRKLKDNGIDTLVTASHPGWTATELQRTAGGIVKYLNGIVAQDITMGALPTLRAAIEAGLKGAEYFGPNGFMEMRGYPIKVESNELSKDQALAKKLWVVSEKLTDVKFEFNKKAQSAGK; from the coding sequence ATGAAAAATGAAAAATGGAACGCTGAAAATATTCCTCCTCAAAAAGGAAGACTAGCAATTGTAACGGGTTCAAGCAGTGGCATCGGTTACGAAACGGCGCGGGTTTTAGCTAATAAACAAGCGTCTGTAATCATTGCGGTTCGCAATTTGGACAAAGGAAACAAGGCACTGGCAAAAATCCTTCAACAGAATAAAGATGCCGACGTAAAGTTGATGGAACTTGATTTGGCGAATTTAGCATCAGTTAAAAATTTCGCTGAAAACTTTCGGAAAAATTATTTGCGTCTGGATTTACTGATTAATAATGCGGGTGTGATGATTCCGCCGTATTCAAAAACGACGGATGGTTTTGAATTGCAGTTCGGCACTAATCATCTCGGACATTTTGCTTTGACGGGACAACTTTTAGAATTTTTGATTAGCACCGAAGGCTCTCGAATCGTTAATGTTTCGAGCGGCGCACATAATATGGGCAAGATAGATTTCGATGATTTGAATTGGGAGCAGAGAAGTTATGCTAAATGGAAAGCTTACGGCGACAGCAAACTTGCCAACCTCTACTTTACCTACGAACTCGACCGAAAACTAAAAGATAACGGTATCGACACACTTGTAACCGCCTCGCATCCGGGCTGGACTGCAACCGAATTGCAGAGAACTGCGGGTGGCATTGTGAAATATCTCAACGGCATCGTTGCTCAAGACATCACAATGGGTGCGTTACCGACTCTGCGGGCGGCAATCGAAGCAGGCTTAAAAGGCGCAGAATATTTCGGCCCCAATGGGTTTATGGAAATGCGCGGCTATCCAATAAAAGTCGAATCAAACGAGTTATCCAAAGACCAAGCACTCGCCAAAAAACTATGGGTTGTATCGGAAAAACTAACCGATGTGAAATTTGAATTTAATAAAAAGGCGCAAAGCGCGGGCAAATAA
- a CDS encoding helix-turn-helix domain-containing protein: protein MRKKKSAILEAVHETAEDLHKAGLMNQTTLREFEHLCLPPIEPLEPLQIKEIRESSQVSQAVFARILNISTSTVQKWEIGQKRPSGASLKLLHLVKNRGLNSVLY from the coding sequence ATGCGGAAGAAGAAATCAGCAATTCTTGAAGCAGTTCATGAGACAGCAGAAGACCTACACAAAGCTGGGCTAATGAATCAAACTACATTGCGCGAATTTGAACACCTATGTCTACCTCCTATTGAGCCTCTAGAACCATTACAAATTAAAGAAATACGGGAATCATCTCAAGTCAGTCAAGCTGTTTTCGCACGTATTTTGAATATAAGTACTTCAACAGTTCAAAAGTGGGAAATAGGACAAAAGCGGCCTAGTGGAGCATCTCTTAAGCTACTGCACTTGGTAAAGAATCGTGGGTTAAACAGTGTGCTGTATTAA
- a CDS encoding TetR/AcrR family transcriptional regulator → MRHKDNKKNQAICDAAIELITANGFADTSMSKIAKAANVSPATIYVYFENKEKLLNKIYLFVKQEISAEILKGVNQNLSVEKAFKMIWNNYYKYAIKNPVRFAFTEQFANSPMVDRICKDESLSYFKPMLDLFNRGKEEKVFKDIPLEIFTAFTFAPLTGLIKEHFSGALILDEKMLETTYKIAWDAVTN, encoded by the coding sequence ATGAGGCATAAAGACAATAAAAAAAATCAAGCCATCTGTGATGCGGCAATCGAACTGATTACTGCCAATGGTTTTGCTGACACTTCGATGTCGAAAATTGCCAAAGCCGCGAATGTTTCGCCAGCGACGATATATGTCTATTTTGAAAACAAAGAAAAGCTTCTCAATAAAATATATTTGTTCGTGAAGCAGGAAATAAGTGCAGAAATTTTAAAAGGTGTCAACCAGAACCTATCAGTGGAGAAAGCCTTTAAAATGATCTGGAATAATTATTATAAATACGCGATTAAAAATCCGGTCAGATTTGCTTTTACGGAGCAATTTGCTAATTCCCCAATGGTTGACCGCATTTGCAAAGATGAAAGTTTGAGCTATTTTAAGCCAATGCTAGATTTGTTCAATCGCGGTAAAGAAGAGAAAGTTTTTAAGGATATTCCCCTGGAAATTTTTACCGCTTTTACCTTTGCGCCTCTGACTGGATTGATAAAAGAGCATTTTAGTGGTGCTTTGATTTTGGACGAAAAAATGTTAGAAACCACCTATAAAATTGCATGGGATGCAGTAACGAATTAA